Proteins encoded in a region of the Pseudomonas putida genome:
- a CDS encoding trypsin-like peptidase domain-containing protein, with protein sequence MLLSGCNGVPTSYVSDPVYNQAFVVTSGAPLPMLLMASAIQWNEDYAVTAKHTPFLRNVVHEGLGDVVFFKHKASSVPLWRQYVPGEAVTAVGFNSLMMPMQGKGHALPSLVRLEGTPGSVFYSVHDGPITKGMSGGPVFADDGKVVGINVAIIPTREIDAGKRPDLAGKARISVFMSFNEIDKEWRRYQYLLAHKAKPQAPASVKGYVAVAAKP encoded by the coding sequence TGCTGCTCAGTGGGTGCAATGGAGTGCCAACGTCGTACGTTTCAGATCCTGTCTACAACCAGGCTTTCGTGGTCACCTCCGGTGCCCCACTGCCGATGTTGCTGATGGCCAGCGCCATCCAGTGGAACGAGGATTACGCAGTAACCGCCAAACACACCCCCTTCCTGCGCAACGTGGTCCACGAGGGCCTCGGCGATGTGGTGTTCTTCAAGCACAAGGCCAGCAGCGTGCCGCTGTGGCGGCAGTACGTGCCGGGGGAAGCGGTGACGGCGGTAGGTTTCAACAGTTTGATGATGCCGATGCAGGGCAAGGGCCATGCCCTGCCGTCGTTGGTTCGGCTGGAAGGTACACCGGGCAGCGTCTTCTACTCGGTGCATGACGGCCCGATCACCAAGGGCATGTCGGGCGGGCCGGTGTTCGCCGATGATGGCAAGGTGGTGGGCATCAACGTCGCCATCATTCCCACCCGCGAGATCGACGCCGGCAAGCGCCCAGACCTGGCCGGCAAGGCGCGCATCAGCGTATTCATGTCGTTCAACGAAATCGACAAGGAATGGCGGCGCTATCAGTACCTGCTGGCGCACAAGGCCAAGCCCCAGGCACCGGCTTCGGTCAAAGGCTACGTGGCGGTGGCGGCCAAACCTTGA